The Drosophila sechellia strain sech25 chromosome 2L, ASM438219v1, whole genome shotgun sequence region TTTGGCTTGAAATTTCCGTTGCCACAGCAACTACGCCTCCAGCACtcagaaaaataaatacataaaatgaTGTagcagtaaaaaaaaagaaatagaaaTTGGAAATCCAGTTCCAACTTTAttgtgaaataaataaaatatgtttaattatGTAAAAATTATAGCTAAGCGAAAGCTAAACGGCGATAATTGCGCTTGAGTGTACACTAGCAATTCatggaaaaaatgcatatAACTGCAGTTAAGGGTTTGCCTATTATTAGCCCCATTTAGTTTCAATTTGTGGTCGAAACGatctaattatttattatccGTGGCCCTTCCCTGCTTTGTTGACCATCCCTTCAAGCCAAGCGCGGTGGCTTTTATGGCCACCAATTGCGCTTAAGTGGGAAAGCAGCAGCTTTACGAGCATTCCCCTTAGCTGCTCCCactcaagccacctccgattcgATTCAAATTGGCACGCAAGCCAAATGAAGTTATGAGTTTGGCCAACAGAGAGGGTCTTGGAGCGAGTGTGTGGTCCTATTCAAGCTCCTTGTTGCTTCAGATTTGCTCGGCTGAAGTCTGGAGAAATCGGTACAACAAGTGTGCGCTTTGGGCAGATACTTAAACACCGCAGTGTGGGTAcccttattttaaaaaatttgcattaaagcaatacaaatttatgtttaataaaaaaatgacCAAGCTTTTAAGCGCCTATAACTATGTTGtgatataataaatttatCTCTTATACTTCATATCTAAGAATTATAATTAAAAGGAGAGAGGgcttttaaattttcataaatatttttttaaaacaatataCTAACATAGTTACTACAAAGGATACACTCCTGTAGATATCGTACATACTCTGCGCCCTTCGACAAGCTGGCCAACACTTGCAGAACAAACAGTCGCCGTGGGAAATTATTAGagacaaataaattaaattttatagctTGGGTGCGCTAACACGGAAGGAAGCCAGGACAGACGGGAGCAGGAGTCAATGGAAGGATCCCAATTTGATTGACGATTGTTTGGGGGCAATTATAGATTTGGCTGGCTTGTTTTCTGCGAGCTTATAGTGGTGGAGCTGGCTAATCCCATTCCCAGCAGGACAATGGACACTTCAATTTCCTTCAGCTCCATTTATGGCTGAAACATGCAAACTAAAAGTTAAGTTCTGTGCGAACTCCGACCCCAGcagagtaacaacaaaagccgCTCGACTCGATGGCGTTTAACAAAGTTATTGGCTTTCCCTCGCTTCCGCTACCCAGCGTTCTTGGCCATCATCAACACTGTCTGTCCGATGCTCAAACTCACCCACTCTGGGTGCCCCGTTTTCTTGCCACCTTTTGTTTTTTACAAGCactttgcaaatatttatggttGAAAGCAGCGTAAACAATAAACTCATAAACTGCAGCGACGACGTCTGCGTCACAGGACACTGGACACAGAACCCAGCGGGTAAATcgatttttaaaatgaattatgtTTGCAGTTATGCAATATGTATACACATTTATGGACACAAGTATGTAACCGTCCTGAAGCGATATGATACCGGATATTGTGTATAACATTTAATAAAGAAACGATTGAATGTGTGCTACAAGCTCCGTAGAAAATAAGTGCCTATTAgttcattaaaaaattaagcattaaaagaaaaaagatatttgtttattttcctaCGATAATGAAGGGAAATTTCCTTTCAGTTGTTTTCgggcttttaattttataaagcAGGCATATATTGTCAATTAAATTGACTGCTGTTTGACCAGCACTTGTGCTTCACATGCCTTTGTTGGTCGAAAACCTCAACATAAAATGGGCATATGTGTACGCGTCGATGAAAAGGGACAGTATGTGCAATTTATAAATTAGCTAAATATTTTGGTAGAGACTCCAACACCACCTCATGCACCCTACGACCGACACATCCTGCTGCTTCTGTCCAAACAATACGCATGCACATGCATTCTGGAACTCTATTTGCTCAAAATTTTGAATGCAGAAATTGCAGCAGTGCTGGGAACTGTACTGCCAGTTGTTGAGCAAACATTTACCAGAGAAGGGAATTTCACCAATGAAATTAGAGTCTACATTGAAATTAGCAGGCGACGCAGCGTAAGCTATGTCCCTAAATTCAGAGGTAAATATGAAACGAAAGTCGGCATATCAGTGcgataaatatataaacaatatattatGGTGCACTGAAATCAAATAGGGTAGATAACATTAAAGTTTCACACAAAGGAAATTTTACAATATACCATATTTCCGTGTAGTGTAGAAGATTTCTGCTCTGttaatttaatgtttatttatataccacgaatatttatttattaagaccCATCGgctaaaaacaaaattaatatcCTTGTCagattattaaatttttttaaaatgttgaAAGCCTGTTTACAACTTTTGAGGggtttttgaatttttgcAGGCAgtaaaaatattcattacaTTTCTTTGAACACGTCAATCCATTGATTGCTAGAGGCAGTTTAGCTCACAGCCGGAATCATCAATTAAAAAATCGAATTGACTGTTATctgtttttatatttctacACATTCACATGAGATGTCTCCGCTTTTTCCGACAATTGTCGACTGCAAACTCTTGTAATCCTAATGAATCCAGCacctatttatttttcattgtGGGAAATTGTGCAAATGCCATGACAACAGTTCGCTTTTGGGGGGTCGAATGCCACGCATACACATGGCCACATGGTCTGACCATCATACGGATACGAGTGTGTTCAATTGTTTAAATGTGCCGTAACAACAGTGCAAAAAAGTACACAAAACCTGAAAGAAATTCTGGCCTTCGCAACACAAATTAAGAATGCCCTTCAGTGAAGTAAATGAGGttacttaaaaaatatgtgaaatatatatataattagcaaaattgtaaatttaCCAAGATGTTGCGCACATTTCTGGATTTCATTTTGTCAACAAGGTACGCAAAACGTTATGGAGCCCCCACAGATACTTAAACGGATGTATCTGCAGACTGGTAAGGGTATTTCGAACAAGACAGATACTGATGTAGATTCACTCCTGCCCGTTGTTTGCATACATCAGTCTGAGCTCGGGGAATAGGCAGAAGTGTACAGGGTGGATTGCTGACAGATAGGCAGTATTTGCTGCTATTTTGTTACTGCTTGTTACTGTTTCACATGAGGCTTTGTCTCTCATCAGTTTAATTAGTTGGCaatgcttttgctttgctttttgccAGCCCCTTCACACGAACCCCCatggaaaacaaaagcttagctggaacaaaaataattttgtctATGGCATTGCATGTAAAGCTGACACATATATTTCTGTACTTCTTAGCattgatttaaatattttatttatcgaaCATATACGCTTTCAGCTAAAGAATCATTGGAAAGTTTCCTGGATATCTATGTCTATAAAAATACTCGTGCGAATCGCCCTCTGGGCTATAATCATTATACCAGTCATAGTCCACTTTCCCGTAATGACCTTCATGGGAGTCCCAAACCGAATCATAATTGGTGTCCCAATGTCCTGGCATGGGATCTATAAAGTTAGGTTCCGGAATCGGGGGTATGACAGGTGGCTTGGAAGGAGGATTCGGTGCTGGTGGGATGATAATAGGTGGACTCGGTGGAATCGGTAGACTCGGTGGAATCGGTGGACTCGGTGGAATCGGTGGAATCGGTGGACTCGGTGGACTCGGCGGACTCGTCGGACTCGGCGCACGAGTTGGTGGTCTAGTTGGCGGTTGGGTTGGTGGTCTAGTTGGCGGTCGGGTTGGTGGTCTTGTTGGCGGTCGGGTTGGTGGTCTAGTTGGCGGTCGCGTTGAAGGTCTGACCTGAGGTCTATTTGAAACTGTCTTTTTCTGACCGTTGCCGAAGTTACGCCAAACCTTGAGAATAAAGCCGATGTGGCTGATAACGTCCGTGTACACACTTACATATTTGCACTGTAGGTTTGTGAAGCTGGCAATGCCGATTTGGACGTAGCGTTTCGAGTTCTTAAAGGGAATTAAGGCACCTAGAGGACCACCGGAATCGCCATTGCACAGATTACTGTTCGAGTTTCCCGCGCAGAACTGATTTCCCACGATATTAGCACCGATATACTGGCGGCACATTTGCGGTGGCTGCCGCCGTATGTCTAGGGTCCTGAGCGCATCGCTGTCTGTTCCGTTTTCGGTCTTGCCCCAACCAGTTCCGGTTAGTATCGGAATTTTATCGAAATAATTCTTCCATTTAGAATTCAACAAAATGCAGATGGGCCTAATGTTATCTAGTGAAGCAtacaaaaagttaaaaaattgGATTTGGCTTTTGTGTGGAAAACTGAAGTTATATCATAAAACCCACCTCTGTAAACCACTGGCTTTTCTAGTCGCAGAATGGCTATGTCGTTCCAGAACATTTTGTTGTGAAATAGCCGTGGCTTGAAAGCCTCGTCCACTTTGTGCTTTACTCGAACATGGCAGTAACTTCCAACGCATTTGTCATCTTTTCCACTTCTTATGTACTCCCCCAGACGAGCATATCTGAGAAAAAaagatatataatatttttcattGGATGGATGTCACTTACAATGTCTGGTTCGGTTTTAGGCAATGCGCTGCAGTCAGTACCAGTCCTGCAATgacattttataatataaacgtatatatacaaaacaaTTTCTGTACGAACTGTTTGTGATCAAAGTTCCGCCGCACACGAAATCACCATCAGTTGATTTAAGAAATACCATCCACGGACTCGAGTTATATTTCGCTATTTTGCCATTAACGACCCTTAGTAGACTTTTTGATTCAGTTATAGTTCCACAATTCGGGTCAAGAAACTGACAATATCCTGGAAGTGGCAGAATAAATAGCATAGCCACAATGGCTAATGCTAGGAACTTCATAACTGCGGTCTTAATTGCGCGAATGTCGGGTGATCGATCGAAGATCTCTGCTTTATAACGTCGCCAATGGGCTTATCAAGAATGGATTCCCGgaaatttgtatgtatgtatatgtaaattTTCATAGTAATTCGAGCAATTCGCAAGATAATTGTGATTAAGTGACCATTTCTTGTTTAtattaacttttaattaatatgtatgtatgttttatttatataaatgtaCTTAAAATATTCTAACAACTTTTACCAGGTTGAAATATAAAAGTAGCCTCCAGGATACCACTCGGGACTGTAGTTCCAATCCCAATGCGATCCATGATTGGTGTCGTAATCGTAGTCTTGGAAAGTCTGTTTTGGAGTATGCCACCATGTAGGTGGACGGGTGGTCGGTGTGGGTCTCTTTGGGATCGGTAACCTTTGACCCTTGCCGTACATCCTCCACACTCGAAGGATAAATTCGGCATTGCTCAGAACGTCAGTGAAAACACTTGCCTTTTGGCAATTTCTGTTCGTATAGCTGGCTATACCGATTTGGAGAAAGCGCTGTGTGTTTTTATGCGTTATCATTGCTCCCAATGGACCACCGGAATCGCCATTGCAGAGATTACTGTCCCAGTTTCCTGCGCAGAATTGGTTACCAGCGATGGTCTGGCCGATGAACCTAGCACACACCTCTGGTGGCTGGCGACGAATGTCCAGCGTCTGAAGAGCATCACTGTCACTTTCCATTTCGGTCTTTCCCCATCCAGTAGCAGTTAGCAAATCGATTTTGTCTATATACTGCCTCCACTTATGATCCCACACAACGCAAATGGGCCTGATGTTGTCTACGAAAATAATGTTatataaaatgattttattcccAAAAACCGAGGTTGCTACCTCTGTACACGACACTCTTGGCCAACCGCAGAATGGCAATGTCGTTAGCATGTGTATTGGGATCATACAACTTGTGCTTGAAGCCCGCATCTACCATGTGCTCCTCTCGAAAATTGCAGTAATATCCGATGCATTCTTCACTCCTCGTTCTTTCATACTCCCCCAGCCTGGCTACTCTATTAGGGTATGCATTTGAGTGCTTGAAAGTCTATCtgtattgtttttattgctacTTACAAATGCTGATTTGCAATGAAGCAATGAGCTGCAGTTAGTACTAGTTCTATTGAAAGGTGCCAAGATTAAATACAGTTCTTAGAAATTTACAACCAATGACAATGACAATGAATTAGAGTCCAATGAATACGCACTGTTCGTAATGAGAGATCCACCGCACACAAACATGTCTGTAGTCGAGTGCAGAAAAACCATCCAGGGGCTCGAGTTATATTTAGCTGTATGGCCATTGATTATGCGATGCGCAGTCCTCGATTGTGTTCGAATTCCGCAGGCTGGGTCGAGAAATTGACTGCATCCGGGGTGTAGAAGCTGGAACATCAGAATAATTCCAACGAATGCTGGAACTCCGATTACTGCGGTGTGCATTGCGCGAGTGCTTGACGATTAATTCTGAGGCTCGGCTTTATAATCCAGCTTATCAGGCGGGTACTCgtatcaaaaataatattaaaattcttAAATCGTATTACAGAAAGTGTAAAGAAGTGACACGTTAAGCAGTTATGAATTGCATTAAAAACGGCATCGCAGTAAAGAGGACAGTTTTGgtcatataaagtatatatatttacaatgATAAAAAAGATATAACATTTTCTGGGTTTTCACTCCAGACAtcggtgtttttttttaatttataaatactgTGAGGGTATATAATCTTCGGGTTGCTGAAGCTAATTTTCTTTcgtgttattattgtttacatTGTTCACCATTTACAGCGAAATAACATTGGTATCTAGCTAAACACTTTTATGTTGGAGGTTATAATTGAAAAGCATGAAAGGGGAAAACaacataatacaaataaaaattttgctaACTCGAAATGGAAAGCAGGAAATTCGTTCACAAACGGAAATGTGCATTTAATGGGTTGCAATTTCTAGCTGCAGTTCGAAGCAATTCAGAAATTGGCGTAGATTCGTTTTAACTGCCTCGTTAGTGAAGGCAGCGAAATATCTACGAAAGAATGAAAACGAAACCGCTTTCCCTGCCAAGCACAGCCGCACCTCCCGtagtcatcatcatcatcggacTACCCATAGATTTATCGTTTTTATTCGCAGAAAATCACATTAGGTGAGGGTAAAACCAAGAGAAGCGAATAAAAATTGGCCGGCATCAGAGAACGGAGAGTGCATAGCTCCACCACTCGAACTCTGGCCGAACCATCCCCAATACAAGATACCCCAGAATAGAGATGCCTCATACTGGGTgttcattaaaatattttaacagTACCTCCCCTTTTAAAGATGAGATCGAAGGTATAAACAGGACAtacaacgcaattataaaaagcattaaaatttatttttgaatacCATATTTAACTGGAGTGCCAATTATATTACTACCCTGTTTTTCAGAGAGATGCACTTTGCGTCTGCCGTAAAATCATTTGGATGGAGACGGAGTTGGATGAAAAAGGTGGTATATTGGGTGGAAAAGGGGGGCGCTTAGCGAAGACAACggctaaaataaaaa contains the following coding sequences:
- the LOC6611307 gene encoding serine protease grass, whose product is MKFLALAIVAMLFILPLPGYCQFLDPNCGTITESKSLLRVVNGKIAKYNSSPWMVFLKSTDGDFVCGGTLITNRLVLTAAHCLKPNQTLYARLGEYIRSGKDDKCVGSYCHVRVKHKVDEAFKPRLFHNKMFWNDIAILRLEKPVVYRDNIRPICILLNSKWKNYFDKIPILTGTGWGKTENGTDSDALRTLDIRRQPPQMCRQYIGANIVGNQFCAGNSNSNLCNGDSGGPLGALIPFKNSKRYVQIGIASFTNLQCKYVSVYTDVISHIGFILKVWRNFGNGQKKTVSNRPQVRPSTRPPTRPPTRPPTRPPTRPPTRPPTQPPTRPPTRAPSPTSPPSPPSPPIPPIPPSPPIPPSLPIPPSPPIIIPPAPNPPSKPPVIPPIPEPNFIDPMPGHWDTNYDSVWDSHEGHYGKVDYDWYNDYSPEGDSHEYFYRHRYPGNFPMIL
- the LOC6611308 gene encoding cathepsin G isoform X1, coding for MHTAVIGVPAFVGIILMFQLLHPGCSQFLDPACGIRTQSRTAHRIINGHTAKYNSSPWMVFLHSTTDMFVCGGSLITNKLVLTAAHCFIANQHLVARLGEYERTRSEECIGYYCNFREEHMVDAGFKHKLYDPNTHANDIAILRLAKSVVYRDNIRPICVVWDHKWRQYIDKIDLLTATGWGKTEMESDSDALQTLDIRRQPPEVCARFIGQTIAGNQFCAGNWDSNLCNGDSGGPLGAMITHKNTQRFLQIGIASYTNRNCQKASVFTDVLSNAEFILRVWRMYGKGQRLPIPKRPTPTTRPPTWWHTPKQTFQDYDYDTNHGSHWDWNYSPEWYPGGYFYISTW
- the LOC6611308 gene encoding serine protease grass isoform X2: MHTAVIGVPAFVGIILMFQLLHPGCSQFLDPACGIRTQSRTAHRIINGHTAKYNSSPWMVFLHSTTDMFVCGGSLITNTRLGEYERTRSEECIGYYCNFREEHMVDAGFKHKLYDPNTHANDIAILRLAKSVVYRDNIRPICVVWDHKWRQYIDKIDLLTATGWGKTEMESDSDALQTLDIRRQPPEVCARFIGQTIAGNQFCAGNWDSNLCNGDSGGPLGAMITHKNTQRFLQIGIASYTNRNCQKASVFTDVLSNAEFILRVWRMYGKGQRLPIPKRPTPTTRPPTWWHTPKQTFQDYDYDTNHGSHWDWNYSPEWYPGGYFYISTW